Genomic segment of Verrucomicrobium sp.:
CATCTTCACCTTCGAGGAAAAGCGGGGTTCCATCGCGGGCAAGCGCGTCGCCTTCATCGGCGACGCCGCGTGCAACATGGGCCGCTCCTGGGCCTACGCGGCGGAGCTGTTCGGCTTCGACCTGGTTTGCGCCGCGCCCGCCGGGTACGAGTGCCCGGTGCAGAACCCGCGCGTCTTCTCCACCGCCTCCCCGCAGGAGGCCGCCGCCGGGGCCGACCTCCTTTACACCGACGTCTGGATCTCCATGGGCATGGAGGCGGAGGCGGAAAAGCGGCTGCGCGACTTCGCCCCCTACCAGATCAACGCGGCGCTGCTCGCCGCGGCCAAGCCGGACGCCCTCGTCCTCCACTGCCTGCCCGCCTACCGGGGCAAGGAGATCACGGAGGAGGTGCTGGAAGCGCGCGCCCAGGACATCTTCGACCAGGCGGAGAACCGCCTCCACGTCCAGAAGGCGATCCTGGAGTGGCTCGTTTCGTGAAGGTCCGCACCGTCTACTTCAAGATCGCCGACCTGGAGCGGGCATCCGCTTTTTGGGCCACGCTGCTTGGCGTCGCGCCGCACAAGGAGTCTCCGGCCTGGGTCGAATTCCGCGTGGGCGGGCTCAACTTCGGCCTGCTGCGGATGGAGGGTTTCGCCTGCGCGCCGGACGCGGCCAACGGGGTCCCGGTCTTCCAGGTCGCGGCGGCCGAGCGGGATCGGTTGAAGGAGAAGGCCTTGGCGCTGGGTGCCCGTCTCGTCGTCGACCTGCCTGACCATCCGGACGGACAAAGCTGCGTCCTGGCCGATCCGGCGGGAAACGAGTTCGAGCTGACCAGCTTCGCCGGGGCCTAGGCAATAGGCCTCAGGCCCCAGGTCTCGAGGCACGGGTCCTGCTTGGGAGAGGAAGAGAGATGAGCGCCCCCCAGAAGCCGATCGAAACGCCGATCGAAACGCCGATCGAAACGGTTTACTCGCTCGACCCCGCCACGCCGGAGTTCCTCCGGCGCCATGCGGGCGTCGCCGTCTTGGAGGAGGGACCGGGCTTTCAAATCGTCAACGCCTACCGGGAGCAGGACCTGGCCGGGCATCAGGACCGCGCCTACATCCGGGAGGCGCTCAAGATCCGGCTGGAAGGCGTCGCCGCACGGCTGCCGGAAGGGTGCCGCTTGGTCATCTTCGACGCCTTCCGCAGCCGGGAGACGCAGCGCGCGCTCTTCTCCCGCATCTGGGGGGAGATCGCGGAGGCCAATCCCGGCTATGACGACGAGGCCCTCTTTCGCGCGACGCGGCAGTTCGTCGCCAATCCCTACGATTACTCCCGCGTCCTGCCGCACAACAGCGGCGGCGCGGTCGACCTGGGGATCGCCGGGCCGGACGGGAAGCTCTGGGACTTCGGCTCCCGCTTCGACCAGCCGGATGACGTCTCCGTCACCCGCCACTTCGAGGCGGCACACGACCCGGCCTCCGGCTTCACGCCGCAGCGCTGGGAGCGGGTGCGGGAGAATCGGCGCGCGCTCTTTCACCTCATGCGGGAGGCGGGCTTCACCAACAACAAGGACGAGTGGTGGCACTTCGACCTGGGGGACAACATGTGGGGCCGCAACGTGGGCCAGCCGCCGGTCTGGGACGCGATGGAGCCGCAGGTCCACGCGCTGCGGCAAAGGGAAGGGCGGGAGGCGCTGGCCTCCCTCTCCCGCGGCCGCCGCGCCGGGGCGGAGCCGGAGAGGGGGCGGGAACGGGTCCGCTAGCGGCGGGACCAATTGTTGATCCAGGAATTCGTGTCGAGCTTGGCCCCCTTGCGGGTCTGTCCGGCGGCGCTCCAGATGTCGCAGAAGCCGATATTGTAGAGGAGGTTGTTCGTCCCCCCGTTCGGCGCGGCGGCGGTGGCGAAGCCGTAGGGTTCCCCCCACGGGTCGGCGGCGTAGAAGGGGCGCGGCGCGGTGCGGATCTGGCTGGCCTTGAACTCGAAGTAGACGGGGCCGGCGGGCGGGCTGTTCGTGGCGTCGTTGGTGACGCCGGAGAGGCTCTGGTAGAGCGCCCGCGCGTTGGGCAGATAGGACGTCTGGTTCGTCACGTAGTGGTTGTCGGACGAGGCGATCGGGTCGGTCGGGGGGTAGGTGCCGTTGTCGTTCTTGTAGCGTTCCAGCGCCGCTTCGAAAGCCGCGATCTCCCCCTGGGCGCGGGTCGACTTGCCCTTCGTGTCGAGGTAGTCGGCCGCTCCCAGCGTCATGGCGGCGAGGATGCCGATGAGGCCCATGACCACCAGCAGCTCCACCAGGGTGAAGCTGCGCCGCGAGGAAAGGGGAAGCGTCTTCACCAGCTCTTGATCATGGTGTTGGTGTTCGTGTTCACCTGGCCGCTGCGCGGCGGACCCGGATCCCAGATGGCCACGCCGGTGTCCAGGGACTGGCTCCACGGGGCGGGCACGGCGACTTGGTTGTCGTAGGAGGTGTCGATCCAGATCTGGTAGTTCTGCGCCGTGTAGTTGTGGAGGGCGGCCGACCACGGGTCGGCCAGGCCCTTGGCGCGGCCTCCGGCGGGGAGGGGGTTGGGGTAGACGTCGCGCGCGCTGAAGGTCAGGAAGGGGATCTGGCGGGTGTTTTGCGGGTCGGCGTTGCCTTCCTTGGCGGCCAGGATGAGGTAGGCGTCGGTGGGGAGGAGCTGGCTGTCGGAGGAGGCGTTCTGGGTGCTGCTCGGCCAGTAGCCGTATTCCGTGTAGAAGGCGGTCAGGGCGGTCTTCAGGTTGGCGATCATCGCGCCCGCCTGGGTCTTCTTCGCCCCGGTCATCGCCGTCTCCATCGCCGGGAAGGCGAGGCCCGCCAGGATGGCGATGATCGTTATGACGATGAGGAGTTCGATGAGGGTGAAGGCGCGGGAACGGCGAAAGGACATCAATGCAATTTAATCCGTTTAAG
This window contains:
- a CDS encoding prepilin-type N-terminal cleavage/methylation domain-containing protein, translated to MKTLPLSSRRSFTLVELLVVMGLIGILAAMTLGAADYLDTKGKSTRAQGEIAAFEAALERYKNDNGTYPPTDPIASSDNHYVTNQTSYLPNARALYQSLSGVTNDATNSPPAGPVYFEFKASQIRTAPRPFYAADPWGEPYGFATAAAPNGGTNNLLYNIGFCDIWSAAGQTRKGAKLDTNSWINNWSRR
- a CDS encoding type II secretion system protein translates to MSFRRSRAFTLIELLIVITIIAILAGLAFPAMETAMTGAKKTQAGAMIANLKTALTAFYTEYGYWPSSTQNASSDSQLLPTDAYLILAAKEGNADPQNTRQIPFLTFSARDVYPNPLPAGGRAKGLADPWSAALHNYTAQNYQIWIDTSYDNQVAVPAPWSQSLDTGVAIWDPGPPRSGQVNTNTNTMIKSW
- a CDS encoding M15 family metallopeptidase, encoding MSAPQKPIETPIETPIETVYSLDPATPEFLRRHAGVAVLEEGPGFQIVNAYREQDLAGHQDRAYIREALKIRLEGVAARLPEGCRLVIFDAFRSRETQRALFSRIWGEIAEANPGYDDEALFRATRQFVANPYDYSRVLPHNSGGAVDLGIAGPDGKLWDFGSRFDQPDDVSVTRHFEAAHDPASGFTPQRWERVRENRRALFHLMREAGFTNNKDEWWHFDLGDNMWGRNVGQPPVWDAMEPQVHALRQREGREALASLSRGRRAGAEPERGRERVR
- a CDS encoding VOC family protein, with protein sequence MKVRTVYFKIADLERASAFWATLLGVAPHKESPAWVEFRVGGLNFGLLRMEGFACAPDAANGVPVFQVAAAERDRLKEKALALGARLVVDLPDHPDGQSCVLADPAGNEFELTSFAGA